A genomic region of Desulfosarcina ovata subsp. ovata contains the following coding sequences:
- the aspS gene encoding aspartate--tRNA ligase translates to MADILGEMRRTHHCNALGAKDMGKEVVLMGWVLRRRDHGGVIFIDLRDREGITQVVFNPEINPDVHAKAHVIRNEFVLGVRGKVEPRPDGMVNPKLVTGEIEVLVSELKILNPAKTPPFMIEDNVDVSEVLRLKNRHLDLRRPPLQRNIITRHRTGAAARRFLNDNGFLDIETPVLTKSTPEGARDYLVPSRVNPGQFYALPQSPQLFKQLLMVSGFDRYYQIVRCFRDEDLRADRQPEFTQIDMEMSFVGEEDLMAISEGMMSSIFSEVMGQSLNTPFPRLTWTEAMDRYGLDKPDTRFDLELKDVSDIVEKSGFKVFASVVKKGGIVKALNAKGCIDFSRKEIDDLTAFVAVYRAKGLAWIKVREDAWQSPIAKFFTDAEKAALAERIDMQPGDLIFFVADQPKVTNEALGHLRNHLGKRLGLIDDSRFNFVWVTHFPMFEYDETEKRYQALHHPFTAPLEEDYDKLESDPLAVRSRAYDLVLNGFEVGGGSIRIHDMELQQRVFAALGMGPATYQEKFGFLLDALESGAPPHGGIAFGFDRLVMLLCGESSIRDVIAFPKTQKAACLLTNAPSEAAKAQLDELSLKLKLTVTEGQEKSDGNG, encoded by the coding sequence TTGGCTGACATCCTTGGTGAAATGAGAAGAACCCATCACTGCAACGCCCTTGGCGCCAAAGACATGGGGAAGGAAGTCGTCCTGATGGGCTGGGTCCTCAGGCGACGGGACCACGGCGGCGTGATTTTTATCGACCTGCGCGACCGCGAGGGCATTACCCAGGTGGTTTTCAACCCGGAAATCAATCCTGACGTTCATGCCAAGGCCCATGTCATCCGCAACGAGTTTGTCCTCGGTGTGCGCGGCAAGGTGGAGCCCCGGCCCGACGGCATGGTCAACCCCAAGCTGGTCACCGGTGAAATCGAGGTACTGGTAAGCGAGTTGAAAATTCTCAACCCGGCCAAGACACCGCCCTTCATGATCGAGGACAATGTGGACGTCTCCGAGGTGTTGCGCCTGAAGAACCGGCACCTGGACCTTAGGCGGCCGCCGCTGCAGCGCAACATCATTACCCGCCACCGCACCGGCGCGGCGGCGCGGCGATTTCTCAACGACAACGGCTTTTTGGACATCGAGACGCCCGTGCTCACCAAAAGCACGCCCGAAGGGGCCCGGGACTACCTGGTGCCCAGCCGCGTGAACCCCGGCCAGTTCTATGCCCTGCCCCAGTCGCCGCAGCTGTTCAAGCAGCTGCTGATGGTCTCCGGATTCGACCGCTACTACCAGATCGTGCGCTGCTTCCGCGACGAAGACCTGCGGGCCGACCGCCAGCCGGAGTTCACCCAGATCGATATGGAGATGTCCTTCGTGGGTGAGGAAGATCTCATGGCCATCAGCGAGGGCATGATGAGCAGCATCTTCAGCGAGGTCATGGGGCAGTCCCTGAACACGCCGTTTCCCCGGCTCACCTGGACCGAGGCCATGGACCGCTACGGCCTGGACAAACCCGACACCCGCTTTGACCTGGAGCTGAAGGATGTCTCCGACATCGTGGAGAAATCCGGATTCAAGGTATTTGCCAGCGTGGTCAAAAAGGGCGGGATCGTCAAGGCCCTCAACGCCAAGGGCTGCATCGATTTTTCGCGCAAGGAGATCGACGACCTGACCGCCTTCGTCGCCGTTTACCGCGCCAAGGGGCTGGCCTGGATCAAGGTGCGCGAGGATGCCTGGCAGTCGCCCATCGCCAAGTTCTTCACCGATGCGGAAAAAGCCGCACTGGCCGAACGGATCGACATGCAGCCCGGCGACCTGATCTTTTTCGTCGCCGACCAGCCCAAGGTGACCAACGAGGCCCTGGGTCACCTGCGCAACCACCTGGGCAAACGTCTGGGCCTGATCGACGACAGCCGTTTCAACTTCGTCTGGGTGACCCACTTTCCCATGTTCGAGTACGACGAGACCGAAAAACGCTATCAGGCCCTGCACCACCCCTTCACCGCGCCGCTGGAGGAGGACTACGACAAGTTGGAGTCCGATCCCCTGGCGGTTCGTTCGCGGGCTTATGATCTGGTGCTTAACGGATTTGAGGTGGGCGGCGGCAGTATCCGTATCCACGACATGGAACTCCAGCAGCGGGTCTTCGCCGCCCTGGGCATGGGGCCTGCGACCTATCAGGAGAAATTCGGTTTCCTGCTGGACGCCCTGGAATCCGGTGCCCCGCCCCACGGCGGAATCGCCTTCGGATTCGACCGGCTGGTCATGCTGCTGTGCGGCGAGTCGTCCATCCGCGACGTGATCGCCTTTCCCAAAACCCAGAAGGCGGCCTGCCTGCTGACCAATGCGCCCTCGGAGGCGGCCAAGGCCCAGCTGGACGAACTCTCGCTCAAGCTGAAACTCACCGTCACCGAAGGCCAGGAAAAAAGCGACGGCAACGGCTGA
- a CDS encoding ATP-binding protein: protein MTQPNEVPVSDLRCLCDPSLFDFETTADIPPLDQVIGQERAVRAITFGLEMKSAGYHIFVTGPEGTGKTTIVQEIVGKAARQLSTPPDWCMVNNFKDAYRPRAIAVSPGQATRFAKSLGRLVADLKIRLPKEFQADPFRQKVVEIQERYGEEKQSYFDQLDRSAGEKQLKVEKIPSGYQTIPMNGDAPYSQEEFEKLPDKDQRAIEKTVQTFQEEIQTALREVNRINHTQQKEIQQLANELALFVVRNRLDLIRENYPDQPEILAFLDEIQADMVENVALFLPRQANGDDENETPANGNGLSLNRYRVNVLEDRSGMQGAPVVFEPNPTYANVFGHIDKKAFMGTLVTDFTMVQAGALLQANGGFLILEVETVLAHPQVWESLKRALQNKMLCIEDMAQDMGLGTASLRPAPLPLDVKVILLGGYEPFQVLQNYDAKFNKIFRVRADFDYEVVRTDETIRLYAQFIARVCKNEGLLPFSANGVAAVVEYGEKAIDSQRKLSLRFGAVTGVIKEADYWARKEAADRVTEAHVFKAFSEYRFRYNLYEEKIHESYVDGTIMIDVAGEAVGQVNALAVYQIGEIAFGRPSRITAETFMGRPGIVNIERESKLSGKSHDKGVLILSGYLGRTFARRYPLSLAISLTFEQSYSGIDGDSASSTELYAILSSLSGLPIRQGIAVTGSVNQKGQIQAIGGVNQKIEGFFDVCQSKGLTGDQGVMIPSANVKNLMLKKSVIDAVAANRFRIWQVSTVEAGIEILTGQSAGTPDSHGNYPPETVYGKVQQQLTTYLKQSLKLKKQYASKK, encoded by the coding sequence ATGACCCAGCCTAACGAAGTTCCCGTCAGCGACCTGCGCTGTCTGTGCGACCCATCCCTGTTCGATTTCGAAACCACCGCCGACATTCCGCCACTCGATCAGGTGATCGGCCAGGAACGCGCCGTGCGGGCGATCACTTTCGGCCTTGAGATGAAAAGTGCCGGCTACCACATTTTCGTGACCGGACCGGAAGGCACCGGCAAAACCACGATCGTTCAGGAGATCGTCGGCAAAGCGGCCCGGCAGCTGTCCACCCCGCCGGACTGGTGCATGGTCAACAATTTCAAAGATGCGTATCGGCCCCGGGCCATTGCGGTGAGCCCCGGTCAGGCCACCCGCTTTGCCAAGAGCCTGGGCCGGCTGGTGGCCGATCTGAAGATCCGCCTGCCCAAGGAGTTCCAGGCAGACCCGTTTCGCCAGAAGGTGGTTGAAATCCAGGAACGCTATGGGGAAGAGAAACAATCCTATTTCGACCAGTTGGACCGGTCGGCCGGAGAAAAACAGCTGAAGGTCGAAAAGATCCCCTCCGGCTACCAGACCATCCCCATGAACGGGGATGCGCCTTACAGCCAGGAGGAGTTCGAAAAGCTTCCCGACAAGGACCAACGCGCCATCGAAAAGACCGTACAGACATTTCAGGAAGAGATTCAGACCGCCCTGCGGGAAGTCAACCGGATCAACCACACCCAACAAAAGGAAATCCAGCAACTGGCCAATGAATTGGCTCTTTTCGTGGTCAGGAACCGGCTGGACCTGATCCGCGAAAACTATCCCGATCAGCCAGAGATTCTCGCCTTTCTCGATGAAATCCAGGCCGACATGGTGGAGAATGTGGCCCTGTTCCTGCCCCGCCAGGCGAATGGGGATGATGAAAACGAAACACCGGCCAACGGTAACGGCCTCTCCCTGAACCGCTACCGGGTTAACGTCCTGGAGGATCGTTCGGGGATGCAGGGCGCACCGGTGGTATTCGAGCCCAACCCCACCTATGCCAACGTTTTCGGCCACATCGACAAAAAGGCCTTTATGGGCACACTGGTCACCGACTTTACCATGGTGCAGGCCGGCGCCCTGCTGCAGGCCAACGGCGGGTTTCTGATCCTCGAAGTGGAGACGGTGCTGGCCCACCCCCAGGTATGGGAATCCCTCAAACGGGCCTTGCAGAACAAAATGCTCTGCATCGAGGATATGGCCCAGGACATGGGCCTGGGCACCGCATCGTTACGGCCGGCACCGTTACCCCTGGATGTAAAAGTGATCCTGCTCGGCGGATACGAACCGTTTCAGGTGCTGCAGAATTACGACGCCAAATTCAACAAAATCTTCCGCGTGCGAGCGGATTTCGACTACGAGGTCGTACGCACCGACGAAACCATTCGCCTGTATGCTCAGTTTATCGCCCGGGTCTGCAAAAACGAAGGACTGCTGCCCTTCAGTGCCAACGGGGTCGCCGCGGTGGTGGAGTATGGCGAGAAGGCCATTGACAGCCAGCGCAAACTCTCCCTGCGCTTTGGCGCCGTCACCGGTGTGATCAAGGAGGCGGACTACTGGGCCAGAAAGGAGGCCGCCGACCGGGTTACCGAGGCCCACGTGTTCAAGGCCTTCAGCGAGTATCGGTTCCGCTACAATCTCTACGAGGAAAAGATCCACGAAAGTTACGTGGACGGCACCATCATGATTGATGTGGCCGGCGAAGCGGTGGGCCAGGTCAACGCCCTGGCGGTCTACCAGATCGGTGAAATCGCCTTTGGCCGACCATCGCGAATTACCGCGGAGACCTTCATGGGACGTCCCGGTATCGTCAACATCGAGCGGGAATCCAAGCTCTCGGGCAAGAGTCACGACAAGGGCGTGCTGATTCTCTCGGGTTATCTGGGCCGCACCTTTGCCCGGCGCTATCCGCTGAGCCTGGCCATCAGCCTCACCTTCGAGCAGAGCTACAGCGGCATCGACGGCGACAGTGCCTCGTCCACCGAATTATACGCCATCCTCTCCAGCCTGTCGGGCCTGCCCATCCGCCAGGGCATTGCGGTAACCGGCTCGGTCAACCAGAAAGGTCAGATCCAGGCCATTGGCGGGGTCAACCAGAAAATCGAGGGTTTCTTCGACGTCTGTCAAAGCAAAGGACTAACCGGGGACCAGGGGGTGATGATTCCGTCGGCCAATGTCAAGAACCTGATGCTCAAAAAAAGCGTGATCGATGCGGTGGCGGCGAACCGATTCAGAATCTGGCAGGTTTCCACAGTCGAGGCGGGCATTGAAATTCTCACCGGCCAATCGGCCGGCACTCCCGACAGCCATGGTAACTACCCCCCCGAGACGGTTTACGGCAAGGTTCAGCAGCAGCTGACGACCTATCTGAAACAGAGCCTTAAACTGAAAAAACAGTACGCATCGAAAAAATGA
- a CDS encoding GGDEF domain-containing protein encodes MKTGEPINFSGRIITDIRKRSYNGIGFYPLLVFVTLYTDDFYRRHMDIVIHFGTMIAGICLFRLAHLAVFRWAKEFDERLNTYVFFTSVGLTSLIWGVWYAIVMGLQGEHNTKLIMAICTIGLCAGGSVAFVPSMHLAIFFNLSMLVPAIVRMLIHKANLPMAALTLIFCVYLTLLAYRSNREYRQALDNEQELLKKSEALVRLSRLDGLTSLFNRRYFNERFEQEWKQATRLGSPLTLMIADIDHFKRINDRYGHQAGDEYLKLTADIFREVFKRGTDLVARYGGEEFVILLPNTDTDTAIRMAETLRQRMADICLVHQKRRITATISIGIATTTPLPHAAADRLIAKADNALYKAKHKGRNRAVVFSSSPAIAESDRPG; translated from the coding sequence ATGAAAACCGGCGAGCCCATAAACTTCAGCGGGCGGATCATTACCGACATCAGGAAGCGGTCTTACAATGGAATCGGTTTCTACCCGCTGCTGGTCTTCGTGACCCTTTATACGGACGACTTTTACCGCCGTCACATGGACATTGTCATCCATTTCGGGACAATGATCGCCGGCATCTGCCTCTTCCGCCTGGCCCATCTCGCCGTTTTCCGATGGGCCAAGGAATTCGACGAGCGACTGAACACTTACGTTTTTTTTACCAGTGTGGGACTGACATCGCTGATCTGGGGGGTCTGGTATGCCATCGTCATGGGCTTGCAAGGCGAGCATAACACCAAACTGATCATGGCCATCTGCACGATCGGACTCTGTGCCGGCGGGTCGGTCGCCTTCGTGCCCAGCATGCACTTGGCCATTTTTTTCAATCTTTCCATGCTGGTACCGGCCATCGTCCGTATGTTGATCCACAAGGCCAACCTGCCGATGGCCGCGTTAACTCTGATATTCTGCGTCTATCTGACCCTGCTCGCCTATCGGAGCAACCGAGAATACCGGCAGGCACTGGATAACGAGCAGGAACTGCTGAAAAAATCGGAAGCCCTCGTCCGGCTGAGTCGCCTGGACGGTCTCACCAGCCTCTTCAACCGTCGCTATTTCAACGAACGGTTCGAGCAGGAGTGGAAGCAGGCCACCCGCCTCGGCTCGCCATTGACCCTCATGATTGCCGACATTGACCATTTCAAACGCATCAATGACCGGTACGGGCACCAGGCCGGCGATGAATACCTGAAACTGACGGCGGATATCTTCAGAGAGGTCTTCAAACGCGGAACCGATCTGGTCGCCCGGTATGGCGGCGAGGAGTTCGTGATTCTGCTCCCCAATACCGATACCGACACGGCCATCCGGATGGCCGAGACACTGCGCCAGCGCATGGCCGATATCTGCCTGGTCCACCAGAAGCGCCGGATCACCGCCACCATCAGTATCGGTATCGCCACCACCACCCCCTTGCCCCATGCAGCGGCTGACCGCTTGATCGCCAAAGCCGACAACGCCCTGTACAAAGCCAAGCACAAGGGGCGCAACCGGGCCGTGGTTTTCTCATCTTCGCCGGCCATTGCGGAGTCGGATCGGCCGGGGTGA
- a CDS encoding pyridoxal phosphate-dependent aminotransferase yields MPQTANRLTHFTESVIREMTRVANQYDAINLSQGFPDADPPPEVLAAGKRAMEKGPHQYAITWGAPGFREALARKQQHWMGIDLDPDTHVVVTCGSTEAMMTAMMTACNPGDKVVIFSPYYENYGADTILSGAVPIYVPLHPPRFDFDPAELRAAFEQNPKAIVLCNPSNPSGKVFTREELDTIADLAKEFDAFVITDEVYEHIVYAPHRHHYMAALPEMFERTISCSSLSKTYNMTGWRLGYVIGPEAVIAGARKVHDFLTVGAAAPLQEAAVTALDLPLSYYDRLAADYTRKRDTFLGYLDEAGLSYTRPQGAYYVMVDCSEFGVTDDNEFCRWMAKKVGVAAVPGSSFFHEPVNHLIRLHFSRSEQILAETGLRLKKLKSLVSV; encoded by the coding sequence ATGCCGCAAACCGCCAATCGTCTGACCCATTTCACCGAATCGGTCATTCGCGAAATGACCCGCGTGGCCAACCAGTACGACGCCATCAACCTTTCCCAGGGATTTCCCGACGCGGACCCGCCCCCGGAGGTGCTGGCGGCCGGTAAACGCGCCATGGAGAAAGGGCCTCACCAATACGCGATCACCTGGGGCGCCCCCGGCTTTCGCGAGGCCCTGGCCAGAAAGCAGCAGCACTGGATGGGCATCGACCTCGACCCCGATACGCACGTGGTGGTCACCTGCGGCAGCACCGAGGCGATGATGACCGCCATGATGACCGCCTGCAACCCCGGGGACAAGGTGGTGATCTTCTCCCCCTACTACGAGAATTACGGCGCCGACACCATCCTCAGCGGGGCCGTGCCCATCTATGTCCCCCTGCATCCACCGAGGTTCGATTTCGATCCTGCCGAACTGCGCGCCGCCTTCGAGCAGAACCCCAAGGCCATCGTCCTGTGCAACCCGTCCAATCCGTCGGGAAAAGTATTCACCCGGGAAGAGCTCGACACCATCGCGGATCTGGCCAAGGAATTCGACGCCTTCGTGATCACCGACGAGGTCTACGAGCATATCGTTTACGCGCCTCACCGGCACCACTACATGGCCGCCCTACCGGAAATGTTCGAGCGCACCATTTCCTGCAGTTCCCTTTCCAAGACCTACAACATGACCGGCTGGCGGCTGGGCTACGTGATTGGCCCGGAAGCGGTGATCGCCGGCGCGCGCAAGGTGCACGACTTTCTCACCGTCGGCGCCGCCGCTCCCCTGCAGGAAGCCGCCGTCACCGCCCTGGACCTGCCCTTGAGCTACTATGACAGGCTTGCCGCCGACTATACCCGCAAACGCGACACGTTCCTCGGCTACCTGGACGAAGCCGGTCTCAGTTACACCCGTCCCCAGGGGGCCTATTATGTCATGGTGGACTGCTCGGAGTTCGGCGTGACCGACGACAATGAATTCTGCCGCTGGATGGCAAAAAAGGTAGGCGTGGCTGCCGTACCCGGATCCAGTTTTTTCCACGAACCGGTCAACCATCTGATCCGGCTGCACTTCTCACGCTCCGAGCAGATTCTGGCTGAAACCGGTCTGCGGCTGAAAAAACTGAAGTCGCTGGTATCGGTATAG
- a CDS encoding AI-2E family transporter has translation MHDDKVNKFVVILLVVFISAVFLSMIRAFLMAIFMAGIFAALTRPIYYRLERWLGGRRSLASVLTLLLIIFVVLIPLTILTGVVTGQAIKVGQSVTPWVRAQIEQPNMLSDYLERLPYYEHIMPHSELILRKAGEMVGRISQFLINNLSSATMGAVNFLFMLFTWLYTMYFFLMDGEKLLEKILYYLPLEDRDEQQMLDRFTSVTRATLKGTAVIGILQGGLAGAAFWVLGIPSSAFWGVIMVVLSIIPSVGTAVVWVPAAVILGFNGAIAKGVGLAIFCGLVVGSLDNLLRPILVGKDTQMHELMIFFGTMGGIFMFGMVGVIIGPIVAALFVTVWEIYGHAFQGILPDTGYVLRRREKEHRAAEEPAE, from the coding sequence ATGCATGACGACAAGGTCAATAAATTCGTGGTAATCTTACTGGTTGTGTTCATTTCGGCCGTTTTCCTTTCGATGATCCGTGCGTTTCTGATGGCGATCTTCATGGCCGGGATCTTTGCCGCCCTGACCCGCCCTATCTATTACCGCCTGGAGCGCTGGCTGGGCGGGCGGCGCAGCCTGGCTTCGGTATTGACCTTGCTCCTGATCATTTTCGTGGTGCTGATTCCCCTGACCATCCTGACGGGCGTGGTGACCGGGCAGGCCATCAAGGTCGGCCAGTCGGTTACGCCCTGGGTCAGGGCGCAGATCGAGCAGCCCAACATGCTTTCCGACTATCTGGAGAGACTGCCCTACTACGAGCATATCATGCCCCACAGCGAGTTGATTCTGCGTAAGGCCGGCGAGATGGTTGGCAGGATCAGTCAGTTTCTGATCAACAATCTCTCGTCGGCCACCATGGGGGCGGTCAACTTCCTGTTTATGCTTTTTACCTGGCTCTACACCATGTATTTTTTTCTCATGGACGGCGAGAAACTGCTGGAGAAGATCCTCTATTACCTCCCCCTGGAGGACCGTGACGAACAGCAGATGCTCGACCGGTTTACCTCGGTTACCCGGGCAACCCTCAAGGGCACGGCGGTAATCGGCATCCTGCAGGGCGGCCTGGCCGGGGCGGCGTTCTGGGTGCTGGGGATACCCAGTTCAGCGTTCTGGGGTGTTATCATGGTGGTGCTTTCCATTATTCCCAGCGTGGGCACGGCGGTCGTCTGGGTGCCGGCAGCCGTGATTCTGGGGTTTAACGGCGCCATCGCCAAAGGCGTGGGCCTGGCCATCTTCTGCGGTTTGGTGGTCGGCAGCCTGGACAACCTGCTGCGGCCGATTCTGGTGGGTAAGGACACCCAGATGCACGAACTGATGATTTTCTTCGGCACCATGGGGGGCATTTTCATGTTCGGCATGGTGGGCGTGATCATCGGTCCCATCGTGGCGGCCCTGTTCGTGACCGTCTGGGAAATATACGGGCATGCGTTTCAGGGCATCCTGCCCGATACCGGATATGTGCTGCGCAGAAGAGAAAAAGAACACCGGGCGGCGGAAGAACCGGCCGAGTGA
- a CDS encoding cupin domain-containing protein, with protein MYNKNSSDGYRSTIEGIKQKILVYGENTLMEELKMKKGTRIPTHQHPQEQTGYLVTGKTRLTINDQVYNCNPGDSWCIPCNAKHANYAIRDSVIIEIFSPVREDLHPDTEYAPFIQSWNR; from the coding sequence ATGTACAATAAAAATAGCAGTGACGGTTACCGATCAACCATAGAAGGGATTAAACAAAAAATTCTTGTTTACGGTGAGAATACATTGATGGAAGAGTTGAAAATGAAAAAGGGGACTCGAATTCCGACTCACCAACATCCTCAAGAGCAGACCGGGTATTTGGTTACCGGTAAAACCAGGCTGACCATTAACGATCAGGTCTATAATTGCAATCCAGGGGACAGTTGGTGTATTCCATGTAACGCCAAACACGCAAATTACGCCATACGGGATTCGGTGATCATCGAAATTTTCTCACCGGTCAGGGAAGATCTTCATCCCGATACGGAGTACGCCCCATTTATTCAATCATGGAATAGATAG
- a CDS encoding DUF4197 domain-containing protein produces MAMFTKKDGKRKFLFIFPVIVAAIVGAASTVQSGWLEKGTSFLSTITGKDGTSALSNEDIAAGLKEALHIGTENVVAQLGKTDGFNADSAIHIPLPETFDTIRSALATVGMSETLDDLELKLNRAAELATPKAKSLFWDTISAMTFQDVKNIYNGADDAATRYFESKMTPALTQEMQPIVSDSLSQVGAIQTYDQIMGKYSSLPFVPDVKADLTTHVIEKGLEGIFYYMAKEEAAIREDPVRQTTDLLKRVFGTK; encoded by the coding sequence ATGGCGATGTTCACCAAAAAAGATGGCAAACGGAAATTTTTGTTCATTTTCCCCGTGATTGTGGCTGCAATTGTCGGCGCCGCCAGCACGGTTCAAAGCGGTTGGCTGGAAAAAGGCACCAGCTTTCTATCAACGATCACGGGAAAGGACGGTACTAGCGCCCTTTCAAACGAGGATATCGCTGCCGGGTTGAAAGAGGCCCTGCACATCGGCACGGAAAATGTGGTTGCGCAGTTGGGCAAAACCGATGGGTTCAATGCCGACAGCGCCATCCATATCCCCCTGCCCGAAACGTTCGACACCATCCGATCGGCACTGGCCACCGTGGGCATGTCGGAAACTCTGGACGATCTTGAACTCAAGCTCAACCGGGCAGCTGAACTGGCCACCCCCAAAGCCAAATCCCTTTTCTGGGATACCATCTCGGCTATGACGTTCCAGGATGTCAAAAACATCTACAACGGTGCCGATGATGCGGCCACACGCTATTTCGAAAGCAAGATGACCCCGGCCCTGACCCAGGAGATGCAGCCGATCGTTTCCGACAGCCTCTCACAGGTGGGTGCCATCCAGACCTACGATCAGATCATGGGCAAGTATAGCAGTCTGCCGTTTGTCCCGGACGTCAAGGCTGACCTGACCACGCATGTTATCGAAAAAGGCCTCGAGGGCATATTTTACTACATGGCCAAGGAAGAAGCGGCCATCCGTGAGGATCCGGTACGCCAGACAACGGATCTGCTAAAACGGGTTTTCGGTACAAAGTAG
- a CDS encoding thymidylate synthase, whose product MMDAYLKLCQRVIDEGVWVENTRTGKRCLTVINADFEYDVSDGTLPVLTTKKLFWKPAIAEMLGYLRGYQSAAQFRALGCNTWNANANENAAWLANHHRQGEDDMGRCYGVQGRGWRNPEGKEIDQLRKIVDHLSRGIDDRREIMTFYNPGELDRACLAACMHTHTFSLLGDRLYLTSYQRSDDLPLGHGFNQVQVGWLLMIIARITGNRPAKAFHKIVNAHVYEDQLDQLKTIQLQRTPYPLPKLKINPDIKSLSDLETWVTLDDFELEGYRHHPAIPYRFSV is encoded by the coding sequence ATGATGGACGCGTATCTGAAACTTTGCCAACGGGTCATCGACGAAGGGGTCTGGGTCGAAAACACCCGTACGGGAAAACGGTGTTTGACGGTAATCAATGCCGACTTCGAATACGACGTCAGCGATGGTACCCTGCCGGTGCTAACCACAAAAAAACTATTCTGGAAACCGGCCATTGCCGAAATGCTGGGCTACTTGCGCGGCTATCAGAGTGCGGCACAGTTTCGTGCCCTGGGGTGCAACACATGGAATGCCAACGCCAACGAGAATGCCGCCTGGCTGGCCAACCACCATCGCCAGGGCGAGGATGACATGGGGCGCTGTTACGGGGTGCAGGGGCGCGGCTGGCGCAATCCCGAGGGCAAGGAGATCGATCAGTTGCGCAAAATTGTCGATCACCTGTCCCGGGGAATCGATGATCGACGTGAAATCATGACTTTCTACAACCCGGGGGAGTTGGACCGGGCCTGTCTGGCCGCCTGCATGCACACTCACACCTTCAGCCTGCTGGGAGACCGGTTGTACCTGACCAGTTACCAGCGTTCGGACGATTTGCCCCTGGGGCACGGGTTCAACCAGGTCCAGGTGGGCTGGCTGTTGATGATCATCGCCCGGATCACCGGCAATCGGCCGGCCAAGGCGTTTCATAAAATCGTCAATGCACACGTTTATGAGGACCAGCTGGACCAGTTGAAAACCATCCAGCTCCAGCGCACGCCGTATCCGTTGCCCAAATTGAAGATCAATCCGGACATCAAATCCCTATCTGATCTGGAAACCTGGGTCACCCTGGATGATTTTGAACTGGAAGGCTACCGGCACCATCCTGCCATCCCATACCGGTTTTCGGTTTAA
- a CDS encoding class I SAM-dependent methyltransferase: MEEPLYWIFCWASGQAMVRFLLSHPEWVAGKRVLDFGCGSGVVAIAAAKAGAAKVWASDIDPLARQATLMNCRLNSVSVKVIGDWTVCTEPLDLILAADVLYDRANLAYLDRFIERSPEVLVADSRVKTFDYPPYRKIGQLQSFTIPDLAEPDEFGHVCLYHYHLECYRMIPCGIATITDTFAR; encoded by the coding sequence ATGGAAGAACCGCTGTACTGGATTTTCTGCTGGGCTAGCGGGCAGGCCATGGTGCGTTTTTTGTTGAGTCATCCCGAATGGGTGGCAGGAAAACGGGTGCTGGACTTTGGCTGCGGCTCCGGCGTGGTTGCCATCGCCGCAGCAAAGGCAGGCGCTGCGAAAGTCTGGGCCAGCGACATTGACCCATTGGCGAGGCAGGCTACGCTGATGAATTGCCGGTTGAATTCGGTTTCCGTTAAGGTGATTGGAGACTGGACCGTGTGTACGGAACCCCTCGACCTGATTCTGGCCGCGGACGTATTATACGACCGGGCAAACCTCGCCTATCTCGACCGATTCATTGAACGGTCACCTGAAGTGCTGGTTGCTGATTCCCGGGTAAAAACATTCGATTATCCGCCATACCGGAAAATCGGACAGTTGCAGAGTTTCACCATTCCCGATTTGGCTGAACCCGATGAATTCGGCCATGTGTGTTTGTACCACTATCATCTTGAATGCTATAGAATGATCCCATGCGGCATCGCCACGATCACGGATACCTTTGCGAGGTAA